A genomic window from Silene latifolia isolate original U9 population chromosome Y, ASM4854445v1, whole genome shotgun sequence includes:
- the LOC141630363 gene encoding uncharacterized protein LOC141630363, which translates to MSDGCLVAHEVLHYINKTKRGTNCYAALKLDMSKAFDRVSWHFLMSVMRHMGFPIHWRNLIWECISTVSYRILINGTPSQALQPTSGLRQGDPTSPYLFILCMEVLSRQLAKAERMKSFTGIKISRYAPPLSHLFYADDALLCCKATNNSFEALRDLLKEFEVGSGQMINLDKSYIKFSPNTPVDFRDHLTTILKMPTVTHFGDYLGVPIDIPRKKSEPFLPLIDKITTRITSWTALHLSQSSKLILISSILLASLNHILSCVPLPHGVCRKIDALITAFWWRNDWNKNTIHWLRREILQSPKEYGGLGIKNTFLLSQSLLLKNFWRITTHPNTLLAKFWTAKYKKDLPIPTSKSSVSNVSYAWTGVCRSVDLVKNAICWKLGSGKLVDIWSSRWVNGELPSFSPSFSEPKPSLSSFILESGDWNPSMLFRYFSPKTTKDIIAMEPPAPDIDDFIYWKFTEDGRYSAKSGYFFLWSQTFSATSARSRIDQFPWQIIWTKKMPRKLSILIWRMAHNILPTNANLLSRGVNVAQDCHLCHSSPETMSHLFRSCTIVQHLWKSSWLGINPMANPSTPFLTWMADFLSYLNRQSFGTGTDSNLIYFGCVLRAIWTFRNWVVFKDCPVEPAGIHRLITDLVRSNSQFHLSRSSYQTHVVHLPFIKNAGFTSVQQEQGVCILLSTHRLPSSQCFTGVLFDSALECSIFRTVRAGSLFVAPARLLVLAMCYAEQKNYTHVTFQVTSRKLSTVLANSLPVPITVRHSVFKIRTLFVLHPFWSVSLATG; encoded by the coding sequence ATGTCTGATGGTTGTCTAGTTGCTCATGAAGTGCTTCACTACATCAACAAGACAAAAAGAGGAACTAATTGTTATGCGGCCCTCAAATTGGATATGAGCAAGGCTTTTGACCGCGTCTCTTGGCATTTCCTCATGTCTGTCATGAGACATATGGGTTTCCCTATACACTGGCGCAATCTCATCTGGGAATGCATTTCAACGGTTTCATACAGGATTCTTATAAATGGCACGCCTTCTCAAGCTCTACAGCCTACTTCTGGTCTGCGTCAAGGAGATCCTACATCCCCTTACTTGTTTATTCTCTGTATGGAAGTCTTATCACGACAGCTTGCCAAGGCAGAACGGATGAAATCTTTTACTGGAATCAAGATCTCAAGATATGCGCCTCCTTTATCACATCTATTTTACGCGGATGATGCTCTACTTTGTTGCAAAGCTACAAATAATTCCTTCGAAGCACTGCGAGATTTACTCAAGGAGTTTGAAGTTGGGTCTGGGCAAATGATTAATTTGGATAAGTCATACATTAAATTCAGTCCGAACACGCCGGTGGATTTCCGCGATCATTTGACGACTATTTTGAAGATGCCCACGGTTACTCATTTTGGTGATTATCTGGGTGTTCCAATTGATATCCCGCGGAAAAAGTCGGAACCATTTCTTCCTTTAATTGACAAGATTACTACACGCATTACTTCTTGGACAGCACTTCATCTAAGCCAGTCGAGTAAGCTTATTCTTATCTCGTCTATTTTGTTAGCTTCTCTTAATCACATTTTATCTTGTGTTCCTTTGCCACATGGGGTCTGCCGTAAAATTGATGCTCTTATTACCGCCTTCTGGTGGCGTAATGATTGGAACAAGAACACTATACACTGGCTTCGGCGTGAGATTTTGCAGTCTCCAAAGGAATATGGTGGTCTCGGTATTAAGAATACTTTCTTGTTGAGTCAATCCTTGCTCCTCAAGAACTTCTGGCGCATTACTACTCATCCGAATACCTTACTTGCAAAGTTTTGGACTGCTAAATACAAGAAGGATCTACCTATTCCGACCTCCAAGTCTTCTGTCTCTAATGTCTCTTATGCATGGACTGGTGTATGTCGTTCAGTGGATTTAGTGAAAAATGCTATTTGCTGGAAATTAGGCAGTGGTAAATTAGTTGATATTTGGTCTAGTCGGTGGGTGAATGGTGAGTTACCATCCTTTAGTCCGTCTTTTTCGGAGCCAAAACCATCTttatcatcttttattttggagTCAGGCGACTGGAATCCGTCTATGCTCTTCCGTTATTTTTCTCCTAAAACAACCAAGGACATCATTGCTATGGAACCTCCAGCCCCTGATATTGATGACTTTATTTATTGGAAATTTACTGAGGATGGTCGTTATTCAGCAAAGTCAGGCTACTTCTTTCTTTGGTCACAAACTTTTTCTGCTACTTCTGCTCGCTCTAGGATTGATCAATTTCCTTGGCAAATTATATGGACAAAAAAGATGCCACGCAAGTTGTCAATCCTTATTTGGCGTATGGCACACAATATTTTACCAACGAATGCTAATTTGCTATCACGTGGTGTGAATGTCGCGCAAGACTGTCATCTTTGCCACTCCTCTCCTGAAACCATGAGCCACTTGTTTAGATCATGTACGATAGTACAGCATTTATGGAAATCTTCTTGGCTGGGTATTAATCCCATGGCGAACCCTTCTACTCCCTTTCTCACTTGGATGGCGGATTTCTTATCTTATCTTAACCGTCAATCTTTTGGCACGGGTACGGATTCCAATTTGATCTACTTTGGTTGTGTCCTTCGTGCAATTTGGACCTTTCGAAATTGGGTTGTTTTCAAAGATTGTCCTGTTGAGCCTGCAGGTATTCATCGACTCATTACTGATCTGGTACGTTCTAATTCTCAGTTTCATCTGAGTAGGTCGTCGTATCAAACACATGTTGTGCACCTTCCTTTTATTAAAAATGCAGGCTTTACTTCAGTACAACAAGAGCAGGGTGTTTGCATTTTGCTATCTACACACCGACTACCGTCCTCACAATGTTTCACTGGTGTTCTTTTTGATTCGGCTTTGGAATGTTCAATTTTTAGGACTGTACGGGCAGGATCATTGTTTGTTGCTCCTGCACGATTGCTTGTTCTAGCTATGTGCTATGCTGAACAGAAGAACTATACCCATGTTACTTTCCAGGTTACAAGTAGAAAATTATCCACCGTTCTGGCAAACTCGTTGCCAGTACCAATTACTGTACGGCACTCTGTCTTTAAGATCCGTACTTTGTTTGTGCTTCATCCTTTCTGGTCTGTAAGCCTGGCTACAGGCTAA